The sequence GGCTTCCCCAATGCCACCCCCGTCGCGGGGTTGGTTGGCGGCCTGCTGATCGGGCTTGCGGCAGCGATCATGCTGCTCGGACTTGGTCGCATCGCTGGTGTAAGCGGTATGTTGGCCCGCGCGTCGGGAATTTCCGATACGGGCACACCGCGCGCCATAGCGCTCGCGTTCATCGCCGGACTGCCGCTTGGTGCGCTCCTCGTCATACTGTCTTCCAGCAGTATCAGACCGCTTTTTACAGGATCAGTCCTGCAACTGGTCATTGCCGGACTGCTCGTAGGTTTCGGCACGCGCCTTGGTTCAGGCTGCACGAGCGGTCACGGGGTCTGCGGTCTCTCCCGACTTTCGCGCCGGTCGATGGTCGCAACGCTGACCTTCATGGTCAGCGGCTTCGCCACCGTTGGGCTGATGCGCGCTTTCGGTTTCATCAACGGATAGTCGGAGGACACCGGACATGAAGAGGAATATGGGAACGGTCGATCGGATGCTGCGCACCATCGCAGCCTTGGCGATCGGTTATCTCTGGTGGACCGGAACGATCAGCGGGGACCTCGGTGTCGGCTTGGCGATCGTCGCAGTTATATTCCTTCTGACAAGCGCGGTCAGCTTCTGTCCGCTCTACCGCCCGCTCGGCCTTTCAACCTGCGGCACTGGGAAGTGAAGGTCCCTGCCATCTCGTTGCTAGCGGGCACCTTGTTCGGAGCTGGGCTCACCATATCCGGCATGGCTGACCCCGCGCGGGTGCGCGCCTTCCTCGATCTGTTCGGGGCCTGGGATCCCACGCTTGCCTTCGTGATGGTCGGTGCGATGGTGCCGATGGCGATCGCCTGGTTGGTCCAGAAGCGGATGCCGCGACCGATCGTCTGCGAGGCGTTCGACTTGCCCGGTACAAGCTTGCTGGATGCCAAGTTGCTTGGCGGAGCGTCATTGTTCGGGATCGGTTGGGCGATCGGGGGACTATGTCCCGGCCCCGCACTCGCCGACCTTGCCATCGCACCAATTGAAGCCGGAATTTTCGTCGCCGCCATGCTCGCCGGCATGACCGCGCACCGCATCATTACAAAATGAAAAGAGGCCCGCTTCAGAGCGGGATCGAGGAGAAGCCATGGACATCAAGCCGCTCAATCGGGACTTTGCAATCTCCCCGCAGATTGATCTCGCCGACCTTCCGGCAATCGCCGCCCAAGGTTACAAGGCGATCATCTGCAATCGACCTGATAACGAGGAGAAGGGTCAGATTGCCGCTACGGAGCTTCGTGAAGCTGCCGAACGACTGGGCTTAGAGTTCGCGCATGCGCCCGCAGTCTCGGGGGCGATTACCGATGCGAATGTTGAGGCCATGGCAAGTGCGCTAGCGCGCCTTCCTAGGCCGATTCTCGCCTTTTGCCGCTCCGGCGCGAGGTCGACGAAGTTGTATGACCTCTCCTCCTCTCGGAGCCAATCGGCCCCTGTAGTCCATATTCACGATGTCGTGATTGTCGGCGGCGGTGCAGCGGGGATTGCGACGGCAGCAAGCCTTCTAAAGCGCAATCCGAAGCTCGATATTGCAGTTATCGAGCCATCTGAGGAGCATTATTATCAGCCCGGTTGGACTATGGTCGGCGCCGGTGTCTTCGAGAGAGAGTTCACACGACGCACTGAAGCGCAGGTCATGCCGAGCCGAGTGAACTGGATCCGCGCAGCAGCCTCGGATTTTGCCCCCGACGAAAACAAGGTGATCCTCAGTGATGGCGGCGAAGTCCGCTACCGTGTTCTCGTTGCCTGTCCGGGTATCAAATTGGATTGGAACGCTATTCCGGGCTTGGCCGATACGATCGGCAAGAACGGCGTGACGTCCAACTATGGCTATGATCTTGCGCCCTACACCAACAGACTGGTGAAGCAATTCAAGGGCGGACGGGCGCTGTTCACCCAGCCCGCAATGCCGATCAAGTGTGCCGGCGCGCCGCAAAAAGCGATGTACCTTTCCTGTCATCGCTGGGAAAAGGCAGGCGTCCTGAAAGACATCGACGTCCAGTTCCACACCGCCGGCGCGGTGCTGTTCGGCGTTGCCGCCTATGTCCCGGCACTGATGGAATATGTCGAGCGCTATGGCGCGCACCTCAACTTCGAATCGAAGCTCGTCGCGATCGATGGCGCCGCAAAAGTGGCGACTTTCGAACGCAAGGATAGCGACGGCACCGGACGCGTCGAAGAGCGCTTCGACATGATTCACGTCGTGCCGCCACAGGTCGCGCCGGATTTCGTGCGCACCAGTTCCCTCGCAGCAGCCTCCGGCTTCATCGAAGTCAACGAGGCGACGCTTCGACATGTGCGCTATCCTAATGTATTTGCATTGGGCGACGCCTGCTCCGCCTCGAATGCCAAGACCGCCGCTGCGGCGCGCAAGCAGGCGCCGGTTGTCGCGGTCAATGTACTTGCCGTGCTCGAGGGCAAGCCGCCGACCGCTGACTATGACGGCTATGGCTCCTGTCCGCTAACGGTCGAGGCTGGCAAGATCGTGCTCGCCGAGTTCGGCTATGGCGGCAAATTGCTGCCCAGCTTTCCCAATTGGCTGATCGACGGAACGCGGCCCTCGCGCCTGTCCTGGCTCCTCAAGGACACCATCCTGCCGCCGGTTTACTGGCATGGCATGCTCAAGGGCCGGGAATGGATGGTCGCGCCGCACGCGATCGAAGCGGCGCACTGAGCCATGCTTGAGCCGCTTCAATATGCCCTCGGCGGACTGTCAGGCGCGCTGGTGGGCTTTGTCCTCGGGCTTGTCGGGGGCGGCGGGTCGATCCTCGCCGTGCCGCTGCTGCTCTATCTCGTAGGCGTCCGCAATCCGCATGAGGCGATCGGCACCAGTGCATTGGCCGTCGCGGCCAATGCGCTTACTGGCCTCTGGAACCATGCCCATGCCCGCACCGTGAACTGGCGGTGCGGGGGGATCTATGCTGCTGCCGGCGTCGTCGGTGCGCTCGGCGGTTCAACGCTTGGCAAGAGCATCGATGGGCACAAGCTGCTGTTCCTGTTCGCGATCCTGATGATCGTTGTGGCAGTCTTGATGTTTCGCGGTCGCGGCGACCAGGGCGTCGAGGGCGCGCAATGCAATCGGGAGAATGTCGGCAAGGTTGTCAGCTATGGTCTCGGGACCGGCGCCTTTTCCGGCTTCTTCGGGATCGGCGGCGGTTTCCTCATTGTGCCGGGGCTGATCGCCTCGACCCACATGCCCATCCTGCGCGCGATCGGCACCTCGCTCGTCGCGGTCGCGGCCTTCGGTCTGACGACAGCGCTCAACTATGCGCTTTCGGGCTACGTCCTTTGGGGTCTGGCCGGCGTGTTCATCGTGGGCGGCATTGTCGGGAGCGTCATCGGCACGCGTGCATCGCAGGTACTGGCCGCCGAAAAGGGCCGGTTGAACAGCCTCTTCGCAGTCTTCGTGCTCGTCGTTGCCATCTACATGCTATTCAAGAGCTGGTCCGAACTCGCCAGCTGAACGGGGATATTCATGGACGCCATCATTCTCGCAAGGGCGCAATTCGCCTTCACGGTGAGCTTTCACTTCCTCTTCCCGGCCTTTTCCATCGGGCTGGCAAGCTATCTGGCCGTGCTCGAAGCTCTGTGGCTGAAGACCGGCAAGGGCGTCTATGCGAACCTGTTTCGCTACTGGCTGAAGATCTTCGCCGTCGTGTTCGCGATGGGCGTCGTCTCGGGCATTGTCATGTCCTACCAGTTCGGCACCAACTGGTCAGTGTTCTCGGACAAGGCGGGACCTGTCATCGGACCGCTGATGGCCTATGAGGTGCTGACCGCCTTCTTCTTAGAAGCCGGATTCCTCGGGGTCATGTTGTTCGGGATCAACAAGGTTGGGCGCAAGCTGCACTTCGTCGCGACGCTTGCAGTCGCGCTGGGGACTTTTATTTCCGCATTCTGGATCCTGTCGGTCAACAGCTGGATGCAAACGCCCGTTGGCTATGAGGTCGGCGCCAACGGCCAGTTCCTGCCGGGGCCAAGCTGGCTGACAATCATCTTCAATCCCAGCTTCCCCTATCGGCTCTTTCACACGGTCCTTGCCGCCTATCTGACGACCGCTTTTATCGTGGGTGCCGTCGGAGGATGGCATCTCTTAAAGGACCGCACCAATCCCGGCGCACGCAAGATGTTCTCTATGGCGATGTGGATGGCGGCGCTCGTTGCTCCGATCCAGATCTTCGCCGGCGACATGCACGGGCTCAATACTCTCAAGCACCAGCCGGTGAAGGTGATGGCGATGGAAGGCCATTTTCAGAGCCACCCGCACGGTGCGCCTTTGATCCTGTTCGGCATCCCCAACAGCGCTGAACAGCGGGTGTATTATGCCATCGAGATACCCAAGGCGTCGTCGCTGATTCTCAAACACGAACTCGATGCGCCCTTGAGTGGCCTGGACACCGTGCCACCAGCTGATCGTCCTCCCGTCGGTATCGTCTTCTGGGCCTTTCGCGTAATGGTCGGGATCGGTTTCGCGATGCTCGGGATCGGGATCCTGAGCCTCATCGCGCGCTGGCGCAAGGCGCTCTACGACTGGCCGCTGCTGCATCGCTTCGCTGTGCTGATGGGGCCGTCGGGACTGATCGCAGTGCTGTCCGGCTGGATCGTGACGGAAGTCGGACGGCAACCCTTCACAATCTATGGTCTGCTGAGGACCGCCCAAAGCGCTTCACCGCTGGATGCTCCTGCGGTCGCCTCGTCGCTGCTGGCCTTCGTGGTCGTCTATTTCGCCGTCTTCGGGATGGGCATCTGGTATCTGCTTCAACTCATGAAGAAGCCGCCTGAAGCACATGAACCGCCGCCCAGTGATGCGCCCATTCGCAGTGCGGGGATCACCCCGGCGCCGGCTATCATCGAGGGAGCTTCGTCATGATCGATCTCACCGTCATCTGGGCCTGTATCATCGGCTTTGCTATCATCGCCTATGTCGTGATGGACGGCTTCGATCTCGGCATCGGCATCCTGTTTCCGTTCTTCAAGGTCGGGCAGGATCGGGACACCGCGATGAACAGCATCGCTCCGGTCTGGGACGGAAACGAAACCTGGCTGGTTATGGGCGTGGGCGGCCTGTTTGCCGCATTCCCGCTGGCCTATGCCATCATCCTTCCCGCGCTTTACGCGCCGATGATCGCAATGCTGCTTGGCCTTGTATTCCGCGGCGTGGCATTCGAGTTCCGCTGGCGCGACCCGGCGCACCGTGCTTTCTGGGACAAGGCGTTCACGACAGGGTCGGTCGTCGCCACCTTCGCGCAAGGCATTGCGCTCGGCGCGCTGCTACAGGGCATCACGGTCGAGGGGCGCAGCTATGCCGGGGGTTGGTGGGAATGGCTGTCGCCGTTCAGTCTGCTGACGGGTGTCGGGCTGCTAGTCGGCTATGCCCTGCTCGGGGCTTGTTGGCTCAACTGGAAGACTGAAGGCGGGTTGCGACGGCAGACGGTGACCTATGCCGGGCGGCTTGGCATCGGCCTGCTCATCATGATCGGCGTGATCAGCCTCGCAACGCTGCGGCTCGAAACGCAATACTTTCAGCGCTGGCTGAGTTTCCCGGGCGTGGTCGCGACAGCGCAGGTGCCGCTCGCCACGCTCGTCGTAACATTCCTGTTTTATCGTAGCCTCCGATTGAAGCGCGATGCGCAGCCTTTCTTCTGGGCGTTGGCCCTGTTCGGGCTATGCTTGGTCGGCCTTGGTGTCTCGATCTGGCCCGATGTCGTTCCGGCGCGGGTGACGATCTGGGAAGCTGCAGCGCCCGTCCGCAGTCAGTTGTTCATGCTGGTTGGAGCCTCGATCATGGTGCCCGTGATCCTGGCATATACGGCCTGGTCCTATTGGGTTTTCCGGGGCAAGGTTGGCATTGAGGGGTATCATTGATGCCGCTCTGGCTGAGTCGCCTTGGATGGTTTTTCGGCATTTGGGCTGCTAGCGTTTTCGCGTTGGCGCTTGTGGGCGGAATGCTCCGCTGGTGGCTACGCTAAATGGCCCCTCGCCATAGGTGAGAGGCCAACACTCAAATTTCGGTATTTTTGGGCGTCTTCTACGTCGATCCCGAGATAGCTAACCATATTCTCGATCTTGCTATGGCCGAGCAGGATCTGGACAACCCGTAGATTGCCGGTCGCCCTGTATATGATCGATGCCTTCGCTCGGCGGAGTGAGCGGGTGCCGTATTCGCTCCGCATCAGGCCAACTCCTGTCAACCATTCATCTACAAGCCGAGCATAATGCCGAGGCCGTTCGTCGGGAGGTGCGGGAACGTCGGCTTGTAATCAGGGCTGCCGTTTAACATGTCACAGGCGAACGTCGGGAATGTCCCAGCGCCCGTGCCCGGCACGCCCTGGGCACGGGCGCCAGCAGATTCAGATCTCCGTGTTTTCTGCAAGGGCAAGCGCGTCCTCTACGTCGATCCCTAGATAGCGCACCGTGTTCTCAATCTTGCTATGGCCGAGCAGTATCTGAACGGCGCGAAGGTTGCCCGTCGCCCTGTAGATGATCGATGCCTTCGTTCGGCGAAGTGAGTGCGTGCCATACTCGCTCCGCATCAAGCCGACACCTGTCACCCATTCGTCGACAAGCCGAGCATACTGCCGTGTGCTCAGGTGCCCATTGTGATCAACCCGGCTTGGGAAAACATAATCGTCCACTGTTCCGCCCCGGCGTTCGAGCCATGCCAGCAAGCTCGCTCGAGCATCTGGCAGCAGCTCAAATTGAACGGGCCGACCTGTTTTCTGCTGCATGACGATTGCCCGCGTTCGGACCTGCCCGCCGCTTACAAGGTCGCCGATCTTGATCTGCACGAGGTCGCAGCCCCGAAGCTTGCTGTCGATCGCCAGATCGAACAGCGCCCGATCTCGTAGGCGGCGGCGCTGATTGAGGTAGAAACGGATTTCCCAAATCTGCTTCGGTTTCAGCGCCCGCTTGGCGCCCACGGTCCTTCCTGCATTCCAAACCGGGCGCTTGGTGGCGATGAGTTCTGTTTCAGGCATCTCCATGATCGTTCTCCTTTGGCCACATTGGCCTTCTGCAGAACGCTTGCCGACGAGGATGCGCAGGACTTGCTATAGGGCTCGTGCCGACCAGCCCTAGTCAGTTCGCCATCATCTCAGGAGCGTCCGTTT is a genomic window of Novosphingobium resinovorum containing:
- a CDS encoding tyrosine-type recombinase/integrase, which produces MEMPETELIATKRPVWNAGRTVGAKRALKPKQIWEIRFYLNQRRRLRDRALFDLAIDSKLRGCDLVQIKIGDLVSGGQVRTRAIVMQQKTGRPVQFELLPDARASLLAWLERRGGTVDDYVFPSRVDHNGHLSTRQYARLVDEWVTGVGLMRSEYGTHSLRRTKASIIYRATGNLRAVQILLGHSKIENTVRYLGIDVEDALALAENTEI
- a CDS encoding sulfite exporter TauE/SafE family protein: MLEPLQYALGGLSGALVGFVLGLVGGGGSILAVPLLLYLVGVRNPHEAIGTSALAVAANALTGLWNHAHARTVNWRCGGIYAAAGVVGALGGSTLGKSIDGHKLLFLFAILMIVVAVLMFRGRGDQGVEGAQCNRENVGKVVSYGLGTGAFSGFFGIGGGFLIVPGLIASTHMPILRAIGTSLVAVAAFGLTTALNYALSGYVLWGLAGVFIVGGIVGSVIGTRASQVLAAEKGRLNSLFAVFVLVVAIYMLFKSWSELAS
- a CDS encoding cytochrome ubiquinol oxidase subunit I, which translates into the protein MDAIILARAQFAFTVSFHFLFPAFSIGLASYLAVLEALWLKTGKGVYANLFRYWLKIFAVVFAMGVVSGIVMSYQFGTNWSVFSDKAGPVIGPLMAYEVLTAFFLEAGFLGVMLFGINKVGRKLHFVATLAVALGTFISAFWILSVNSWMQTPVGYEVGANGQFLPGPSWLTIIFNPSFPYRLFHTVLAAYLTTAFIVGAVGGWHLLKDRTNPGARKMFSMAMWMAALVAPIQIFAGDMHGLNTLKHQPVKVMAMEGHFQSHPHGAPLILFGIPNSAEQRVYYAIEIPKASSLILKHELDAPLSGLDTVPPADRPPVGIVFWAFRVMVGIGFAMLGIGILSLIARWRKALYDWPLLHRFAVLMGPSGLIAVLSGWIVTEVGRQPFTIYGLLRTAQSASPLDAPAVASSLLAFVVVYFAVFGMGIWYLLQLMKKPPEAHEPPPSDAPIRSAGITPAPAIIEGASS
- a CDS encoding DUF6691 family protein — translated: MKVPAISLLAGTLFGAGLTISGMADPARVRAFLDLFGAWDPTLAFVMVGAMVPMAIAWLVQKRMPRPIVCEAFDLPGTSLLDAKLLGGASLFGIGWAIGGLCPGPALADLAIAPIEAGIFVAAMLAGMTAHRIITK
- a CDS encoding bifunctional protein tyrosine phosphatase family protein/NAD(P)/FAD-dependent oxidoreductase, with product MDIKPLNRDFAISPQIDLADLPAIAAQGYKAIICNRPDNEEKGQIAATELREAAERLGLEFAHAPAVSGAITDANVEAMASALARLPRPILAFCRSGARSTKLYDLSSSRSQSAPVVHIHDVVIVGGGAAGIATAASLLKRNPKLDIAVIEPSEEHYYQPGWTMVGAGVFEREFTRRTEAQVMPSRVNWIRAAASDFAPDENKVILSDGGEVRYRVLVACPGIKLDWNAIPGLADTIGKNGVTSNYGYDLAPYTNRLVKQFKGGRALFTQPAMPIKCAGAPQKAMYLSCHRWEKAGVLKDIDVQFHTAGAVLFGVAAYVPALMEYVERYGAHLNFESKLVAIDGAAKVATFERKDSDGTGRVEERFDMIHVVPPQVAPDFVRTSSLAAASGFIEVNEATLRHVRYPNVFALGDACSASNAKTAAAARKQAPVVAVNVLAVLEGKPPTADYDGYGSCPLTVEAGKIVLAEFGYGGKLLPSFPNWLIDGTRPSRLSWLLKDTILPPVYWHGMLKGREWMVAPHAIEAAH
- a CDS encoding DUF2474 family protein, with product MPLWLSRLGWFFGIWAASVFALALVGGMLRWWLR
- a CDS encoding YgaP family membrane protein, with protein sequence MKRNMGTVDRMLRTIAALAIGYLWWTGTISGDLGVGLAIVAVIFLLTSAVSFCPLYRPLGLSTCGTGK
- a CDS encoding YeeE/YedE family protein, translated to MMLPGFPNATPVAGLVGGLLIGLAAAIMLLGLGRIAGVSGMLARASGISDTGTPRAIALAFIAGLPLGALLVILSSSSIRPLFTGSVLQLVIAGLLVGFGTRLGSGCTSGHGVCGLSRLSRRSMVATLTFMVSGFATVGLMRAFGFING
- the cydB gene encoding cytochrome d ubiquinol oxidase subunit II; the encoded protein is MIDLTVIWACIIGFAIIAYVVMDGFDLGIGILFPFFKVGQDRDTAMNSIAPVWDGNETWLVMGVGGLFAAFPLAYAIILPALYAPMIAMLLGLVFRGVAFEFRWRDPAHRAFWDKAFTTGSVVATFAQGIALGALLQGITVEGRSYAGGWWEWLSPFSLLTGVGLLVGYALLGACWLNWKTEGGLRRQTVTYAGRLGIGLLIMIGVISLATLRLETQYFQRWLSFPGVVATAQVPLATLVVTFLFYRSLRLKRDAQPFFWALALFGLCLVGLGVSIWPDVVPARVTIWEAAAPVRSQLFMLVGASIMVPVILAYTAWSYWVFRGKVGIEGYH